The Deinococcus sp. YIM 134068 region CGTTGTCCACGAGGCCGATCAGGACCGTGATGACCGCGAAGGTGAGGAGGAAGGGCAGGTCCGGCCACACCTGAAAGCCGTCGATGAAGGTGGCCGCGACCGTTCCGGCGAAGATGATGAGGGTGGCGGGCACCACGGGCACGAAGGTGCCGATCATGCCGATGATCCACGCGACGAGGAAGACGAGGAAGGCAAGACTCATACAGGGTCAGGGTACGGGGTGGGGGCGCGGGAGGTTCCGCCCCAGCCTACCTAACGCCCGTTAGGCACCGCGCGGTAGACTGCCCCCATGACCACAACCCAGCCCGAGACTGGCACGAACCGCATCTCCTTCCTGCCCGTCCCCGACGAAATTGAAGTGCCGGAGGCCGTCCGCAAGCTGTGGGGCAAGGCGGAGGCCAACCTCGGCTTCGTGCCCAACGTCTTCCGGGCGCAGGCGGTGAACGGCGAGCAGTTTCTCGCGTGGTGGGGCTACTTCAACCTCCTCCTCAACAAGGAGGGTTTCCTGAGCAACGCCGAGCGCGAACTCGTCGCCGTCGCGGTGAGCGCGGCCAACCGCTGCGTGTATTGCGCGGTCTCACACGGGGCGGCCCTGCGTGAATACTCCGGCGATCCCATCAAGGCCGACGCCGTGGCCGTGAACTGGCGACAGGCCGACCTCACCGAGCGGGAGCGCACGCTGGCCGCATACGCCGAGAAACTGACCCTCCGCCCCGCCGAGGTCACGGAGGCCGACCTGACGCCCCTGCGCGCCGCCGGACTGGACGACCATCAGATCATGGAACTCGTGCAGGTCATTGGGATGTTCAACCTCACGAACCGCGTGTCGAGTGCGCTGGGCTTCGTGCCGAACGCGGAGTACCACTCGCGGGGCCGGTAGGAGAGGCGAGCGTATCAGGCTCAGCCGGGGGGCTGCCTCCTTTCAGCGAGCCTTGAGGCTGTGCCCGCCGCGCCCCAACCGGGGGCTAGGATGACCCGGAGGCCGGAGCGGTCCGGGCAGACGCCCCGCACAGCCAACGGAGGTTCGACATGACGGGTCCCAAGGAACAGGAAGACGTTCAGCTCTCCGAGTCGGCCCGCTCGCCGTCCCCGCAGGATGAGCAGGCCCAAACGGACCAGGCCGCCCCCACGGACGAGCAGGCCGGGAATGACGGCAAACACGGCAGGCCCTCGGACGACGCCGACCCCGGCCACAGCTAGCGTTGCAAGGAATGAAGAAGGAGCGGGGGCAGGAGCCTTCGCTCCTCTGCTGAAAGCTGACCGCTGACGGCTAATAGCTGTAGAACCCCCGCCCGCTCTTGCGTCCCAGCAGCCCCGCCTGCACCATCTTCCGCAGCAGGGGAGAGGGGCGGTATTTGTCGTCGCCCAACCCCCGGTGCAGCACCTCCATGATGCTCAGGCAGGTGTCCAGCCCGATGAAGTCGGCGAGCGTCAGCGGTCCCATCGGGTGATTCATGCCGAGCTTCATGATGCCGTCAATCGCCTCCGGCTCGGCCACGCCCTCCATCACGCACTGGATGGCCTCGTTGAGCATGGGCATCAGGAGGCGGTTGGAGACGAAGCCGGGAAAGTCGTTGCACTCGATGGGAGTCTTGCCCATCGCCCGCGCCGCGTCCGTGACCCGCCGCGCCGTCTCGTCCGACGTGCTGTACCCGCGAATGACCTCAACGAGCGCCATCAGCGGCACCGGATTCATGAAGTGCATCCCGATGAACCGCTCGGGCCGCCCGCTCGCCGTGGCGAGGCTGGTGATGGGGATGGAGGACGTGTTGCTCGCCAGGATGCCCTCCGGCTTGACGATCTGGCCGAGTTGCCGGAAGAGGTCGGCCTTGACCGCCTCGTTTTCCACGACCGCCTCCACCACGAGGTCACACCCCGCGAAGTCCTGAAGGTCCGTCGTGAACCTGATGCGGCTCAGCACGTCGGCGGGCGTCTCCGTCAACCTGCCCTTCTCGTGCAACCTGGCGAGGCTCTTCTCGATGGTCGCCTGACCGCGTGCCAAAAACTCGTCCTTCACATCCTGCACGGTGACGGTGAAGCCGCTCTGGGCGGCGACCTGGGCGATGCCTGCGCCCATCTGACCTGCTCCGATGACGCCGAAGTGCATAGGTATTCCTTTCCTTAAGTCGTTGTGAACCAGTGAACGGCCAGCCACAGCCCCTCACCTTCACCGACAAAAACGGCATCATCCCAATCGTCGTTGAGTTTCCAGCCCCTCTGAACCCAGCTCAGATCGAAGGTGGGTGCGTATCTGGGAAGGGCCAGGAAAGCATGGAGACGTTCAAGGACTGCCTGTTTTGACACTTGCTCAGCATCTGTGAGCGTTCCATCCCATCCTTCGGATTCGAGCCAGCTCTCCAAAGCTCCTGGGTTCCGACACAGATGAATTTCTAAATGCTGCTTGCTGTCTTCAGGCTCAAAATCTGTGGGTAAGAACTTCAAGTACACAGCGACTCACTCCACCAGCGCCACGCCTTCAAGCATCAGCGCCCGCCCCCGCTTGACCGGCGTGAAGGCCGTGTACGTGTACTCCGAGCAGCCCTCCAGCACGAAGGGATCGTCCTTGAAGACCTCCTCCAGTTGCTCCTGGCTCTCCGCCTGCGCGAGCAGCACGCCGCCCGTGCCGTCCACCTTGCGGCCCGACACGAGGAAGAGGCCAGAGCGGTAATGCTGGTCCAGCCACACGCGGTGCCGGGGCGTGACGGCGGCGAGGTCGTCCCCGGCCTTGAGGTACGTGCTTTGGATGATCCACAGAGTTGGCATGAGGGTAGTTTAAGCCGGAGGTCTAACGGTC contains the following coding sequences:
- a CDS encoding 3-hydroxyacyl-CoA dehydrogenase family protein gives rise to the protein MHFGVIGAGQMGAGIAQVAAQSGFTVTVQDVKDEFLARGQATIEKSLARLHEKGRLTETPADVLSRIRFTTDLQDFAGCDLVVEAVVENEAVKADLFRQLGQIVKPEGILASNTSSIPITSLATASGRPERFIGMHFMNPVPLMALVEVIRGYSTSDETARRVTDAARAMGKTPIECNDFPGFVSNRLLMPMLNEAIQCVMEGVAEPEAIDGIMKLGMNHPMGPLTLADFIGLDTCLSIMEVLHRGLGDDKYRPSPLLRKMVQAGLLGRKSGRGFYSY
- a CDS encoding YciI family protein, with protein sequence MPTLWIIQSTYLKAGDDLAAVTPRHRVWLDQHYRSGLFLVSGRKVDGTGGVLLAQAESQEQLEEVFKDDPFVLEGCSEYTYTAFTPVKRGRALMLEGVALVE
- a CDS encoding peroxidase-related enzyme codes for the protein MTTTQPETGTNRISFLPVPDEIEVPEAVRKLWGKAEANLGFVPNVFRAQAVNGEQFLAWWGYFNLLLNKEGFLSNAERELVAVAVSAANRCVYCAVSHGAALREYSGDPIKADAVAVNWRQADLTERERTLAAYAEKLTLRPAEVTEADLTPLRAAGLDDHQIMELVQVIGMFNLTNRVSSALGFVPNAEYHSRGR